Part of the Deltaproteobacteria bacterium genome is shown below.
AGATATGGAGGCGTCCCTTTTATTGATGAATTTATTGGCAGCAATGACAATGAACCTCCGAAATAATAGAGGACGAAAAAAAATTGCCGCTCGACAGAAGTCGCGCCCGCAGCGAAAGATATATTTAGTCATTTGCGAAGGAGAGGTGACGGAAAAAGAATACCTCGAAGGTTATCGAAGAACATTTAGAAACGGAAAAATATCATTGCACTTCCCCCCAGACCATGGAGTGCCACTCTCGTTGGTGAGAATTGCAAAGGATTTGAAAAAAGCGGCGGAGAGGGTCGCGAGAAATACTGGAGACCGTGGGCAGTCATATGATCAGGTCTGGTGCGTTTTTGACGTTGACGCTCATCCGAATTTGGCTCGGGCGATGGATGAAGCAAGTGCCAATGGGATCGAACTTGCAATTTCGAATCCTTGTTTCGAGTTGTGGTTACTCTTGCATTTTCGTGACAGTCCAGGGATGC
Proteins encoded:
- a CDS encoding RloB domain-containing protein, which gives rise to DMEASLLLMNLLAAMTMNLRNNRGRKKIAARQKSRPQRKIYLVICEGEVTEKEYLEGYRRTFRNGKISLHFPPDHGVPLSLVRIAKDLKKAAERVARNTGDRGQSYDQVWCVFDVDAHPNLARAMDEASANGIELAISNPCFELWLLLHFRDSPGMQSRSTIQRMLKNYVNGYVKHVDFSQYEDRVTEAVSRATRISLIANADGEPGRNPTTGVYRLIESINGDRP